Proteins from a genomic interval of Candidatus Nealsonbacteria bacterium:
- a CDS encoding nucleotidyltransferase domain-containing protein: MILLRSKITKKVLNLLFLNEKESFYVNELAKLLKEDPSNVYKKLLELKKEGVLSDEFRGKERYFFLNRKYPFLKEYKKIILKGFGFEKILKEKLSKLKNIDSVYIFGSYAKNRLSLESDIDVLIVGDFDTLKVQKVILEIQKLTGREINSVELTKKEFEKRMRKKDPFLKDIFSKEYIKLL, translated from the coding sequence ATGATTTTATTGCGTTCAAAAATAACCAAAAAAGTTCTTAATTTGTTATTCTTGAATGAAAAAGAGAGTTTTTATGTTAACGAATTAGCTAAATTGTTAAAAGAAGACCCTTCCAATGTCTATAAAAAACTTCTTGAACTCAAAAAAGAAGGAGTGCTTTCTGATGAATTTCGGGGAAAAGAAAGATATTTTTTTCTGAACAGAAAATACCCCTTTTTAAAAGAATATAAAAAAATCATTCTAAAAGGTTTTGGATTTGAAAAAATTTTGAAAGAAAAATTAAGTAAACTAAAAAACATTGACTCTGTTTATATTTTTGGTTCCTATGCTAAAAACCGACTCTCTTTGGAAAGCGATATTGATGTTTTGATTGTGGGAGATTTCGACACCTTAAAGGTCCAAAAAGTAATTCTGGAAATCCAAAAATTAACCGGTAGGGAAATAAATTCTGTGGAATTAACAAAAAAAGAATTTGAAAAAAGAATGCGCAAAAAAGACCCATTTTTAAAAGATATTTTTTCTAAAGAGTATATAAAACTCTTATGA